From the genome of Reinekea thalattae:
AATAAACCTTGTTATAAAGTTTAACCAGCGAGTTTTCACGCTCTTGGCCAACTTCAAACCGAGCGATCACAATGGCTTGGCCGGTCGATGAGGTGGAATAAACATACTCCACGCCATCTACCTGCTTAAGCAGTTGTTCCAGCGGTTCGGTAATCTGCTTTTCGATCTGCCGAGCAGAAAGCCCGGGCGCAGAAATGATTAAGTCCGCCATAGGAACAACAATTTGAGGGTCTTCTTCTCGGGGTGTCAGCCACAAAGCCACTGCGCCGATAACGAGCGCCAGCAGCATCAGGATGGGCGGGAAATAGCTGTTCATCACCCGACCAACAAAATCGCGCTTCAGGGATTGTTCTAATTTAGCATCGTCTTGGCTTGCCATAGACTGCAACCTATAAAAGAGGGTTTCACACAGCTCAGCATCAACAGATTAGCCGAGCGTACATTAGTTGCGCATAATATTAGAAAACATTAATATTAGCAATATCTAATATTTGGCCATAGCAACAGCCACCAGACTGAGCTTATACTGTGCAGCCTAGACTGGTTCGCCACTCATCCTTAGGAGAACACGATGAACTTTGATTTCTCTCAACTACAAAAACCTGAAATCTACCGCCTGTTTACCCACGCCATCATTCCGCGCCCTATCGCTTGGGTACTCACTGAAAACGAAAGCGACAATGAAGACAGAAGTTACAACATTGCGCCCTATTCTTTCTTTACCGCAGTAACGTCAGAGCCGCCAGTATTGGTGTTTTCTGCAGGTAAAAAGCGTGATGGCAGTAAAAAAGATACTTGGCAAAACATCGAACGCAGCAAGCGCTGTGTCATTCACATTGCCAATACTGACTTAGCCGAACCATTGAATGCTTCTGCGGCATCACTAGAAAGCGGCCAGTCTGAAATCGAACACATTAATCTACCGATAACAGAGCAAGCTGGCTTCGTACTACCTAGAGTTACCAGTGCTCCGGTGGCGTTTGAGTGCAGCCTCTATGAGATTCATGAAATTGGCGACGCGCCTCAGGGGATGATTTATTGCCAAGTTGAAGCAGCCTATGTTGCCGATGACGTCATGCACAAAGACAAACCGTTGATCGACTTCACCAAGCTGCAGCCGCTATCGAAAATTGGCGGTGAAGACTATGCCGCGCTAGGCGAGATCACGACATTAAAACGTCCCTCTTAAGGCAACGCCATAATTGTCATCATTAGCTGTAACAAGCGCATGCAAGGCATGCGCTTGGCGTCAAAGCAGGTTAAGCTAGCCTAAAACACAGTACGGCGATGACAGTATGACTCAACCATTACAGGCAGTATTTCTCGACCAATCCAGTCTTAACCCAACGGACTTAGACTTCGGCCCATTAGAAGCCGTTGCCAATTGGCAATGGTTTAGTCAGACCTCGGCCGATCAGGTTGCCAGCAGAATTGAACAGGCTGACATCGTCGCCTGTAACAAGGTCATTCTGAACAAACAACAGATAGTCAACGCCCAACGGCTTAAGCTAATCATCGTTGCCGCCACGGGCGTTAACAATATTGATCTTGATGCTTGCCGTGAGCAGGGCATCGCCGTTTACAACTGCCAAAGCTACGGCAATGAGTCGGTCGTTCAGCACAGTTTCGCGCTACTATTCGCACTGGCCAACCAACTAACGGCCAACCATCAGGCCGCGATTCAAAAATGGCCTAACGCCAGCCAGTTCTGCTTGCTGGATCATCTGCCCATGCAATTGGCAGGTAAAACCTTTGGCCTTGTTGGCTATGGCAGCCTCGGCAAAAAAGCGGCTCAAGTCGCCGAAGCCTTAGGCATGAAGGTAATTATCTCGGCACGTAAAGGCCAAGCCACCAGTGATGGTCGGGTTAGCTTTGAACAGCTATTAAAACAGGCCGACATCATTAGCCTGCACTGCCCATTAACAGCAGAAACTAAAGACCTGTTCAGCTTAAATGAATTCAAACAGATGCAAGCACACGCCTTGCTGATCAATACCGCGCGCGGCGGTATTGTTAACGAAACCGATCTGGTGCAGGCACTGCAACAGGGTTTGATCGCAGGCGCTGCGAGCGACGTATTAACAGAAGAGCCGCCGGTTAATGGCAACCCCTTATTAGAATACCGTGGCGCAAACCTTATCGTCACACCTCACATGGCATGGAGCAGCAGCCAAGCTCGGCAAACCATCATCGAGCAGCTGGCGCAGAATATCGAAAACTTTCGCCACCAAAACGACCTACGACGTATTTGTTAGCTTTATCTGTTAGCTTTAATAGCACCAACCTAACTCATTGAAGGCATCAACAGCGGCATTAGTGTGCTGCTGTGTTATTGATGTAAACTGCTGTTTAAAACCGAATAAAGATAAGTCATAGCATGAAGCCAGTCCGTACCAATAA
Proteins encoded in this window:
- a CDS encoding flavin reductase family protein — translated: MNFDFSQLQKPEIYRLFTHAIIPRPIAWVLTENESDNEDRSYNIAPYSFFTAVTSEPPVLVFSAGKKRDGSKKDTWQNIERSKRCVIHIANTDLAEPLNASAASLESGQSEIEHINLPITEQAGFVLPRVTSAPVAFECSLYEIHEIGDAPQGMIYCQVEAAYVADDVMHKDKPLIDFTKLQPLSKIGGEDYAALGEITTLKRPS
- a CDS encoding D-2-hydroxyacid dehydrogenase, translated to MTQPLQAVFLDQSSLNPTDLDFGPLEAVANWQWFSQTSADQVASRIEQADIVACNKVILNKQQIVNAQRLKLIIVAATGVNNIDLDACREQGIAVYNCQSYGNESVVQHSFALLFALANQLTANHQAAIQKWPNASQFCLLDHLPMQLAGKTFGLVGYGSLGKKAAQVAEALGMKVIISARKGQATSDGRVSFEQLLKQADIISLHCPLTAETKDLFSLNEFKQMQAHALLINTARGGIVNETDLVQALQQGLIAGAASDVLTEEPPVNGNPLLEYRGANLIVTPHMAWSSSQARQTIIEQLAQNIENFRHQNDLRRIC